A section of the Pogoniulus pusillus isolate bPogPus1 chromosome 3, bPogPus1.pri, whole genome shotgun sequence genome encodes:
- the LOC135193050 gene encoding isoleucine--tRNA ligase, cytoplasmic-like isoform X3: MVQQVPENISFPHEEEKILELWKNLNCFQEWLKQSKNRPRFNSYDGPPFAAGLPHYGHILAGAIADIVTRFAHQSGFHVDRRFGWACHGFPVCSQEYEIDKTLGIKGPEDVAKLGSKEHNNQCRGIVMRYSKEWEDAQDPSVTVSFPLDEEASVSLVAGTTTPWTLPSNLALVLMQSCNM; encoded by the exons ATGGTTCAACAAGTTCCAGAAAACATAAGTTTTCCCCATGAAGAAGAGAAGATATTGGAGCTCTGGAAAAATCTGAATTGTTTCCAGGAGTGGCTAAAACAATCAAAGAATAGACCTAG GTTTAACTCCTATGATGGCCCTCCCTTTGCTGCTGGCCTTCCACACTATGGCCATATTCTTGCAGGAGCCATTGCAGACATAGTAACTCGATTTGCTCATCAGAGTGGTTTTCATGTTGACAGAAGATTTGGCTGGGCTTGTCATGGCTTCCCTGTG TGCTCCCAGGAATATGAGATTGACAAGACCTTGGGCATTAAAGGGCCGGAGGACGTGGCAAAGCTGGGGAGTAAAGAACACAACAACCAGTGCAGAGGAATTGTAATGAGATACTCAAAGGAATGGGAG GATGCTCAAGATCCATCAGTGACAGTGAGCTTTCCACTGGATGAAGAGGCAAGTGTTTCTCTTGTTGCTGGGACCACGACTCCTTGGACCTTGCCCAGTAATCTGGCCCTTGTGTTAATGCAGAGTTGCAATATGTAG